A window from Mya arenaria isolate MELC-2E11 chromosome 9, ASM2691426v1 encodes these proteins:
- the LOC128246143 gene encoding cholecystokinin receptor-like, translating into MEDPAVVTVMMMLSLFSICGTIGNSLVLYIYSHKKEKSTAGIFIMSLAGTDLFTCLFVMPFTEAVVYMNYMVRYDVPCKIYMFFITCNVPLAAFIMVAIAIDRYFCICHPFLHVLNIFRAKVIVLCLLLVASTFGVITSLSYGVYSYEQIVPTNKTLASLSETMMYNESENYGQNVTFIAGGHRVSANCSKELLGKLHVYNNNNNKTEAHAGYDLLYTGLCAPNYYLTGPHFLNIYQRVYAGTYLLSFVVVFVLYGLIYRSIYKHRAKRSKRKRSSLYPSGIEFSNIETKFTAATHVNPHSGRRSDPNHENGENDDVDAETNIELQPMRPKPRKGPRAISIKEKTLLANIRTAVMLFVVTVVFLVTFLPAWLMGLQAMEFNAVIFYMYFVYHTANPFIYAFMNKSFRDDLGKVLKCQSIPLVR; encoded by the exons ATGGAAGATCCGGCAGTAGTTACTGTTATGATGATGCTTTCACTGTTTTCTATTTGCGGAACAATCGGAAATTCACTCGTTCTTTACATCTATTCACATAAGAAGGAAAAGTCGACCGCAGGCATATTCATCATGAGCCTTGCAGGAACTGACCTTTTCACCTGTTTGTTTGTTATGCCGTTCACAGAGGCTGTAGTGTACATGAATTACATGGTTCGATATGACGTGCCCTGTAAGATTTACATGTTCTTTATCACATGCAATGTACCATTAGCCGCGTTCATAATGGTGGCGATTGCAATTGACAGGTACTTTTGTATCTGCCATCCATTTCTACATGTGCTCAATATATTTCGGGCAAAAGTTATCGTGTTGTGCTTACTGCTGGTTGCATCAACATTTGGAGTTATCACATCTTTGTCATACGGTGTTTACTCATACGAACAGATAGTGCCTACTAATAAAACCCTTGCCAGTCTAAGTGAAACAATGATGTATAACGAAAGTGAAAACTATGgccaaaatgtaacatttattgcCGGTGGCCACCGTGTGAGTGCAAATTGCTCAAAGGAATTATTAGGGAAGCTTCAtgtttacaacaacaacaacaacaaaacagaagCGCACGCTGGATATGACCTTTTATATACAGGTCTATGCGCTCCAAATTATTATCTGACTGGCCctcattttctaaatatttatcaacGTGTGTATGCCGGGACTTACCTGCTATCTTTTGTCGTCGTGTTTGTCCTATATGGCCTAATTTACCGGTCAATATACAAGCACCGAGCGAAAAGAAGCAAGAGAAAACGTTCGAGTCTTTATCCGTCTGGC ATTGAGTTCTCGAATATTGAAACCAAATTTACAGCGGCGACACACGTTAATCCTCACAGTGGCCGACGGAGTGATCCAAATCATGAAAATGGTGAAAATGACGACGTTGACGCCGAAACGAATATTGAGCTGCAGCCAATGAGACCAAAGCCGAGAAAGGGACCGCGGGCAATATCAATAAAGGAGAAAACGTTATTAGCCAATATTCGGACGGCTGTCATGTTGTTTGTTGTTACCGTTGTTTTTTTGGTTACATTTCTGCCTGCTTGGCTTATGGGATTACAAGCAATGGAATTTAACGCCGTGATtttctacatgtattttgtatatcatacTGCAAATCCTTTCATTTACGCATTCATGAACAAATCTTTTAGAGATGACCTTGGAAAGGTTCTCAAGTGCCAAAGTATACCCCTTGTtcgttaa